One Chanodichthys erythropterus isolate Z2021 chromosome 22, ASM2448905v1, whole genome shotgun sequence DNA window includes the following coding sequences:
- the clcn5a gene encoding H(+)/Cl(-) exchange transporter 5 — MDNAGYCSESFNSLQSGTSDEDMVEIAGATLDFSSTDDVPPLDRDYGSGGSYGAGDGPNGVPKLMDLLDEPVPGVGTYEDFNTIDWVREKSKDRDRHREIATKSKESTWALMKSISDAFSGWLLMLLVGLMSGALAGGIDISAHWMTDLKEGVCLNGFWFNHEHCCWNSNETTFQERDKCPQWKSWAELIVGTNNGPFAYIMNYLMYVCWALLFSFLAVSLVRAFAPYACGSGIPEIKTILSGFIIRGYLGKWTLMIKTITLVLAVSSGLSLGKEGPLVHVACCCGNILCHLFTKYRRNEAKRREVLSAAAAVGVSVAFGAPIGGVLFSLEEVSYYFPLKTLWRSFFAALVAAFTLRSINPFGNSRLVLFYVEFHSPWHLLELIPFVLLGIFGGIWGAFFIRANIAWCRRRKTTRLGHYPVLEVLVVTAVTALLAFPNSYTRMSTSELISELFNDCGLLDSSQLCNYTNVSITKSTSDALPDRPAGHEVYTALWQLSLALVFKMLITVVTFGMKVPSGLFIPSMAVGAIAGRLLGVGMEQLAYYHHDWVIFRGWCSPGADCITPGLYAMVGATACLGGVTRMTVSLVVIMFELTGGLEYIVPLMAATMTSKWVADALGREGIYEAHIRLNGYPFLESKEEFSHKTLAMDVMRPRRSDPPLSVITQDGMSVEEVESLIAETSYSGFPVVVSHESQRLVGFVQRRDLVISIENARQRQEGVVSASRIFFTEYTPPQPPNSPPPLKLRGIMDLSPFTVTDHTAMDIVVDIFRKLGLRQCLVTHNGRLLGIITKKDILKHMAQMANRDPDSILFN, encoded by the exons ATGGACAACGCTGGCTATTGCAGTGAGAGCTTCAACAGCCTGCAGAGTGGAACCAGCGATGAGGACATGGTGGAGATCGCAGGAGCCACGTTGGACTTTTCCAGCACAGATGACGTGCCTCCTCTGGACCGGGACTATGGCTCAG GTGGTTCATATGGAGCTGGAGATGGGCCTAATGGGGTTCCTAAACTGATGGATTTGCTAGATGAGCCGGTGCCTGGGGTCGGCACATATGAAGACTTCAACACTATCGATTGGGTCCGGGAGAAATCTAAAGACCGAGATCGCCACAGAGAG ATTGCTACCAAGAGTAAAGAGTCAACCTGGGCTCTGATGAAAAGTATCAGCGACGCCTTCTCTGGCTGGCTTCTCATGCTGCTCGTGGGACTAATGTCAG GTGCCCTGGCTGGTGGGATCGACATCTCTGCCCACTGGATGACAGATCTGAAGGAGGGAGTGTGTCTGAACGGCTTCTGGTTTAATCATGAGCACTGCTGTTGGAACTCCAATGAGACAACCTTCCAGGAGAGAGACAAATGCCCTCAATGGAAAAGCTGGGCAGAGCTCATCGTCGGCACCAACAACGGCCCTTTTGCCTACATCATGAATTACTTGATGTATGTGTGCTGGGCACTGCTTTTCTCCTTCCTGGCTGTGTCTTTAGTCAGGGCCTTTGCCCCATATGCCTGTGGCTCTGGAATACCTGAG ATCAAGACCATCTTGAGTGGGTTTATCATCAGGGGTTACCTGGGTAAATGGACTCTTATGATTAAAACCATCACCTTGGTGCTGGCTGTGTCATCTGGACTCAGCCTGGGCAAAGAAGGGCCTCTGGTCCATGTGGCCTGTTGCTGTGGCAACATCCTATGCCACCTCTTCACCAAGTACCGCAGGAATGAGGCAAAGAGACGCGAG GTGTTGTCTGCTGCAGCTGCCGTTGGTGTGTCAGTAGCTTTTGGCGCACCGATCGGTGGCGTTCTCTTCAGTCTGGAAGAG GTGAGTTATTATTTCCCTCTGAAGACGCTGTGGCGCTCTTTCTTTGCTGCGTTGGTGGCGGCCTTCACGCTTCGGTCCATCAACCCATTTGGTAACAGCAGGCTGGTGCTCTTCTATGTGGAGTTCCACTCCCCTTGGCACTTGCTGGAGCTCATTCCCTTTGTCCTATTGGGTATTTTTGGAGGAATCTGGGGAGCTTTCTTCATCCGTGCAAACATTGCGTGGTGTCGCCGGCGTAAGACCACACGGCTGGGTCACTACCCTGTCCTGGAGGTGCTGGTTGTTACGGCGGTCACAGCTCTGCTGGCGTTCCCCAACAGCTACACGCGTATGAGCACCAGCGAGCTGATCTCTGAGCTGTTCAATGATTGCGGCCTGCTGGATTCCTCACAGCTGTGTAACTACACCAACGTGAGCATCACCAAGAGCACCAGCGACGCTCTGCCTGACAGACCAGCGGGACATGAGGTCTACACGGCCTTGTGGCAGCTGTCACTCGCCTTGGTCTTCAAGATGCTCATCACTGTGGTGACCTTTGGCATGAAG gtgccttctggtctcttcatCCCCAGTATGGCTGTGGGAGCGATCGCGGGCAGGCTGCTCGGTGTGGGTATGGAGCAGCTGGCATATTACCACCATGACTGGGTAATCTTTAGAGGCTGGTGCTCACCTGGAGCGGATTGCATCACCCCAGGCCTCTATGCTATGGTGGGCGCTACTGCCTGCTTGG GTGGTGTGACTCGTATGACCGTCTCTCTGGTGGTCATCATGTTTGAGCTAACGGGCGGTCTGGAATACATCGTGCCTCTCATGGCTGCCACCATGACTAGTAAATGGGTGGCAGATGCTCTGGGTCGAGAGGGCATCTATGAGGCTCACATCCGTCTCAACGGTTACCCCTTCTTGGAGTCTAAGGAGGAGTTCAGCCACAAGACACTGGCCATGGATGTGATGCGACCTCGCCGTAGCGACCCCCCACTCTCCGTGATCACACAGGACGGGATGAGTGTGGAGGAAGTCGAGTCGCTCATTGCTGAAACGTCATACAGCGGTTTCCCTGTGGTCGTCTCACATGAGTCTCAGAGACTTGTGGGCTTTGTGCAGCGCAGGGATCTGGTCATCTCTATTG AAAATGCTCGTCAGCGTCAGGAAGGTGTGGTCAGCGCCTCCCGAATCTTCTTCACTGAATACACACCTCCACAGCCACCCAACAGCCCTCCGCCGTTGAAGCTTCGTGGTATCATGGATCTCAGTCCGTTTACCGTTACAGACCACACCGCCATGGACATTGTGGTGGACATCTTTCGCAAGCTCGGTCTGCGCCAGTGTCTTGTCACTCACAACGG GCGTTTACTGGGCATCATCACCAAAAAAGACATTCTGAAACACATGGCCCAGATGGCCAACCGAGACCCTGACTCTATTCTCTTCAACTGA